One segment of Erigeron canadensis isolate Cc75 chromosome 2, C_canadensis_v1, whole genome shotgun sequence DNA contains the following:
- the LOC122586364 gene encoding filament-like plant protein 7 isoform X2: MMEHKSWLWKKKSIEKTMIATDKANRGNEDEGILAYEAELERNLNISNEKLSSALAEINAKDEIAKKQTNIAREAIQGWEKAEAEVLALKQELEKSTQQTVASEERLYGVDAALKECMQQLRFVREEQEKRVHDAVTKTSREYEKTRTNIEEKLAESNKRVSKLTSENSQLTKALLAKEKTIDELRAIRCQLDSDLSSVISRLEATQRDNSSLSYEVRVLEKELEIRNEERDFNRRTAEVSHKQHLESVKKIAKLETEAQRLRMLVRKRLPGPAALAKMKNEVEMLGRDPTEVSRRRSNPFPVATKDSSFDTSGRQIDFLTEQLCALEDENRVLKEYINQKTNEQSKTQTPRSLVTCHDFPIHASSSDMGSDEKASMAESWAPSCKTVSASDIGLMDDFVEMEKLAIVSVEKPFTSSNLVTESHSDWLENILKVISEHSRITQRLSTDILEDIKVTMTQKGDLGLEIIAEKMDANSHEVSTKVLHSEMNGSIEKLIELIEGIRLSGKDDSSSSPYKTSEPPTGYTVRVLQWKTSELGAVLEAFLQSCTSLLNGKADLESFAKELTLTLEWIVNHCFSLQDVSSMRREMEKQFDWDETLSEIEADKSRLSVSTTASPWNIRDNSLLNLGEETKKLNDDLNSMESTKMDLEHKLQLEISKSESLTSQLKKSEKMIEDLQTEVESLKQQKYMIEDRMEVEVKAKKDLDEQLIEAIGEYTEPHIISASMEEQRSNNSSSSIEMESRYLDEPILTESIIERDIQECKLDDNEKRLQSEREIIAASEKLAECQETILNLGKQLKALASPRNALVPDRVLSNPTYEAPPSPLPDKTNQRISLLDKMMAEDAARDLQTTKTKEVTRTITSPVVRDGNFNNVKSPQRFLSVNGIKRQEDEEALVNFLSIVPSKKKKGGVLRKLLWRRKKK; encoded by the exons ATGATGGAACACAAGTCATGGCTTTGGAAGAAAAAGTCAATTGAGAAGACTATGATTGCAACAGACAAAGCAAATAGAGGGAATGAAGATGAG GGCATTTTAGCGTATGAAGCTGAACTAGAGAGGAACTTGAATATTTCAAATGAAAAGCTTTCTTCGGCACTAGCTGAGATTAATGCTAAAGATGAAATTGCAAAGAAGCAGACAAACATTGCACGAGAAGCCATTCAAG GATGGGAGAAGGCAGAAGCAGAAGTATTAGCACTAAAGCAAGAATTGGAGAAATCTACACAGCAGACAGTAGCCAGTGAGGAGAGATTATATGGTGTTGATGCAGCCTTAAAGGAGTGTATGCAGCAGTTGCGTTTTGTTCGTGAAGAACAAGAAAAAAGAGTTCATGATGCGGTGACAAAGACATCAAGAGAATACgaaaaaacaagaacaaatatTGAGGAAAAGTTAGCAGAGTCTAATAAAAGGGTTTCCAAACTAACTTCTGAGAATTCTCAGTTGACCAAGGCTCTTTTAGCAAAAGAAAAAACGATTGATGAACTACGTGCAATCAGGTGTCAACTGGATTCTGATCTAAGCTCTGTTATAAGTAGATTGGAGGCAACGCAAAGAGATAATTCTTCTTTAAGTTACGAGGTTCGGGTTCTGGAAAAGGAGCTTGAAATCAGGAATGAAGAGAGAGATTTCAATCGACGAACAGCTGAGGTGTCACACAAACAACACCTTGAGAGTGTGAAAAAGATCGCAAAGCTGGAAACAGAAGCACAAAGACTACGCATGCTTGTCAGAAAGCGACTCCCAGGCCCTGCAGCCCTGGCAAAAATGAAGAATGAAGTTGAAATGCTTGGAAGAGATCCAACTGAAGTTTCTAGAAGAAGGTCAAACCCGTTTCCGGTTGCTACAAAGGATTCTTCTTTTGATACTTCAGGGAGACAAATTGACTTTTTGACTGAGCAGCTGTGTGCACTGGAAGATGAGAACAGAGTTCTTAAGGAATATATCAACCAAAAAACAAACGAACAGTCAAAAACTCAGACACCTAGGAGTCTTGTTACATGTCATGATTTTCCTATTCACGCTTCATCATCTGACATGGGAAGTGATGAAAAGGCTAGCATGGCTGAATCCTGGGCCCCATCTTGCAAGACGGTCAGCGCTTCAGACATAGGTCTGATGGACGACTTTGTTGAAATGGAAAAGTTGGCTATAGTTTCTGTGGAGAAACCGTTTACAAGTTCTAACCTTGTTACCGAAAGTCACTCAGATTGGCTGGAAAACATTTTGAAAGTGATCTCTGAACATTCTAGAATAACACAAAGACTTTCTACAGATATACTGGAAGATATCAAAGTTACTATGACACAAAAAGGTGACCTTGGTCTTGAAATAATTGCAGAAAAGATGGATGCAAATAGTCATGAAGTGAGCACCAAAGTATTGCATTCTGAAATGAATGGATCAATAGAGAAGCTCATTGAACTAATTGAAGGTATTAGATTATCTGGAAAGGATGATAGTTCATCATCTCCATATAAAACTTCCGAACCACCTACAGGCTACACGGTTCGTGTCCTTCAATGGAAAACTTCTGAGCTTGGTGCTGTTTTGGAGGCGTTTCTGCAAAGCTGTACTAGTTTGCTTAATGGGAAGGCAGACCTGGAGAGCTTTGCTAAAGAGTTAACTTTGACTCTTGAATGGATTGTGAACCACTGCTTTTCTCTTCAAGATGTCTCGAGCATGAGGCGTGAAATGGAGAAGCAGTTTGACTGGGATGAGACTCTGAGCGAGATTGAAGCAGACAAGTCGCGTTTGTCAGTTTCGACAACAGCTTCCCCTTGGAATATCAGAGATAATAGTTTACTGAACTTGGGGGAAGAAACTAAGAAACTGAACGATGATCTGAATAGTATGGAATCTACAAAAATGGATTTGGAACACAAACTGCAATTGGAAATTTCCAAGAGCGAGTCTTTAACTAGTCAGCTTAAGAAATCAGAGAAAATGATTGAAGATCTGCAAACAGAGGTGGAGTCTCTAAAGCAACAGAAGTATATGATTGAAGATCGTATGGAAGTGGAGGTGAAGGCTAAAAAAGATCTTGATGAACAGCTCATTGAGGCTATTGGTGAGTATACTGAACCGCATATAATATCTGCCTCTATGGAGGAGCAGCGAAGCAATAACAGTAGTTCTAGTATAGAAATGGAGTCCAGATATCTCGATGAACCTATCCTGACCGAAAG CATAATAGAACGTGATATACAAGAATGCAAGTTGGACGATAATGAAAAGAGGCTTCAAAGT GAGCGCGAAATAATAGCAGCTTCAGAAAAGCTAGCCGAGTGCCAAGAAACCATTTTAAACCTAGGGAAGCAGTTGAAAGCATTGGCTTCGCCAAGAAACGCATTAGTCCCCGATAGAGTTCTTTCTAACCCAACTTATGAAGCTCCACCGTCACCCTTACCTGACAAAACAAACCAACGGATCTCTCTACTTGACAAAATGATGGCAGAAGACGCAGCACGAGATCTCCAAACCACTAAAACCAAAGAGGTCACACGTACCATAACATCACCGGTGGTCAGGGATGGTAATTTTAACAATGTGAAGTCCCCGCAGAGGTTTCTAAGTGTAAATGGAATCAAACGtcaagaagatgaagaagctCTTGTAAATTTCTTGTCTATTGTACCAAGTAAGAAGAAAAAAGGTGGAGTGCTTAGAAAATTACTGTGGAGGAGAAAAAAGAAGTAG
- the LOC122588806 gene encoding 40S ribosomal protein S17-like gives MGRVRTKTVKKSSRVVIERYYSKMTLDFHTNKKILEEVAIIPSKRLRNKIAGFSTHLMKRIQKGPVRGISLKLQEEERERRMDFVPDESAIKVDRIEVDKETIELLASLGMSELPGIVLKEDVNVGGGGGIPGGYGGGRGGFGAGRRY, from the coding sequence ATGGGTCGCGTCCGTACAAAGACAGTGAAGAAATCATCAAGAGTAGTAATAGAACGTTACTACTCAAAAATGACACTTGATTTCCACACAAACAAGAAAATCTTGGAAGAAGTCGCCATCATCCCATCAAAAAGGCTAAGAAACAAAATAGCTGGGTTTTCAACACATTTAATGAAGAGAATCCAAAAGGGTCCAGTCAGAGGGATTtcattgaagctgcaagaagaaGAAAGGGAAAGGAGAATGGATTTTGTACCTGATGAATCTGCCATTAAAGTTGACAGAATTGAAGTTGATAAAGAGACTATTGAGTTGTTGGCTAGTCTTGGTATGAGTGAGCTGCCTGGGATTGTTTTGAAAGAAGATGTcaatgttggtggtggtggtgggattCCTGGTGGTTatggtggtggtcgtggtgggTTTGGTGCTGGCAGGAGGTACTAA
- the LOC122586364 gene encoding filament-like plant protein 7 isoform X1 → MMEHKSWLWKKKSIEKTMIATDKANRGNEDELQGILAYEAELERNLNISNEKLSSALAEINAKDEIAKKQTNIAREAIQGWEKAEAEVLALKQELEKSTQQTVASEERLYGVDAALKECMQQLRFVREEQEKRVHDAVTKTSREYEKTRTNIEEKLAESNKRVSKLTSENSQLTKALLAKEKTIDELRAIRCQLDSDLSSVISRLEATQRDNSSLSYEVRVLEKELEIRNEERDFNRRTAEVSHKQHLESVKKIAKLETEAQRLRMLVRKRLPGPAALAKMKNEVEMLGRDPTEVSRRRSNPFPVATKDSSFDTSGRQIDFLTEQLCALEDENRVLKEYINQKTNEQSKTQTPRSLVTCHDFPIHASSSDMGSDEKASMAESWAPSCKTVSASDIGLMDDFVEMEKLAIVSVEKPFTSSNLVTESHSDWLENILKVISEHSRITQRLSTDILEDIKVTMTQKGDLGLEIIAEKMDANSHEVSTKVLHSEMNGSIEKLIELIEGIRLSGKDDSSSSPYKTSEPPTGYTVRVLQWKTSELGAVLEAFLQSCTSLLNGKADLESFAKELTLTLEWIVNHCFSLQDVSSMRREMEKQFDWDETLSEIEADKSRLSVSTTASPWNIRDNSLLNLGEETKKLNDDLNSMESTKMDLEHKLQLEISKSESLTSQLKKSEKMIEDLQTEVESLKQQKYMIEDRMEVEVKAKKDLDEQLIEAIGEYTEPHIISASMEEQRSNNSSSSIEMESRYLDEPILTESIIERDIQECKLDDNEKRLQSEREIIAASEKLAECQETILNLGKQLKALASPRNALVPDRVLSNPTYEAPPSPLPDKTNQRISLLDKMMAEDAARDLQTTKTKEVTRTITSPVVRDGNFNNVKSPQRFLSVNGIKRQEDEEALVNFLSIVPSKKKKGGVLRKLLWRRKKK, encoded by the exons ATGATGGAACACAAGTCATGGCTTTGGAAGAAAAAGTCAATTGAGAAGACTATGATTGCAACAGACAAAGCAAATAGAGGGAATGAAGATGAG CTGCAGGGCATTTTAGCGTATGAAGCTGAACTAGAGAGGAACTTGAATATTTCAAATGAAAAGCTTTCTTCGGCACTAGCTGAGATTAATGCTAAAGATGAAATTGCAAAGAAGCAGACAAACATTGCACGAGAAGCCATTCAAG GATGGGAGAAGGCAGAAGCAGAAGTATTAGCACTAAAGCAAGAATTGGAGAAATCTACACAGCAGACAGTAGCCAGTGAGGAGAGATTATATGGTGTTGATGCAGCCTTAAAGGAGTGTATGCAGCAGTTGCGTTTTGTTCGTGAAGAACAAGAAAAAAGAGTTCATGATGCGGTGACAAAGACATCAAGAGAATACgaaaaaacaagaacaaatatTGAGGAAAAGTTAGCAGAGTCTAATAAAAGGGTTTCCAAACTAACTTCTGAGAATTCTCAGTTGACCAAGGCTCTTTTAGCAAAAGAAAAAACGATTGATGAACTACGTGCAATCAGGTGTCAACTGGATTCTGATCTAAGCTCTGTTATAAGTAGATTGGAGGCAACGCAAAGAGATAATTCTTCTTTAAGTTACGAGGTTCGGGTTCTGGAAAAGGAGCTTGAAATCAGGAATGAAGAGAGAGATTTCAATCGACGAACAGCTGAGGTGTCACACAAACAACACCTTGAGAGTGTGAAAAAGATCGCAAAGCTGGAAACAGAAGCACAAAGACTACGCATGCTTGTCAGAAAGCGACTCCCAGGCCCTGCAGCCCTGGCAAAAATGAAGAATGAAGTTGAAATGCTTGGAAGAGATCCAACTGAAGTTTCTAGAAGAAGGTCAAACCCGTTTCCGGTTGCTACAAAGGATTCTTCTTTTGATACTTCAGGGAGACAAATTGACTTTTTGACTGAGCAGCTGTGTGCACTGGAAGATGAGAACAGAGTTCTTAAGGAATATATCAACCAAAAAACAAACGAACAGTCAAAAACTCAGACACCTAGGAGTCTTGTTACATGTCATGATTTTCCTATTCACGCTTCATCATCTGACATGGGAAGTGATGAAAAGGCTAGCATGGCTGAATCCTGGGCCCCATCTTGCAAGACGGTCAGCGCTTCAGACATAGGTCTGATGGACGACTTTGTTGAAATGGAAAAGTTGGCTATAGTTTCTGTGGAGAAACCGTTTACAAGTTCTAACCTTGTTACCGAAAGTCACTCAGATTGGCTGGAAAACATTTTGAAAGTGATCTCTGAACATTCTAGAATAACACAAAGACTTTCTACAGATATACTGGAAGATATCAAAGTTACTATGACACAAAAAGGTGACCTTGGTCTTGAAATAATTGCAGAAAAGATGGATGCAAATAGTCATGAAGTGAGCACCAAAGTATTGCATTCTGAAATGAATGGATCAATAGAGAAGCTCATTGAACTAATTGAAGGTATTAGATTATCTGGAAAGGATGATAGTTCATCATCTCCATATAAAACTTCCGAACCACCTACAGGCTACACGGTTCGTGTCCTTCAATGGAAAACTTCTGAGCTTGGTGCTGTTTTGGAGGCGTTTCTGCAAAGCTGTACTAGTTTGCTTAATGGGAAGGCAGACCTGGAGAGCTTTGCTAAAGAGTTAACTTTGACTCTTGAATGGATTGTGAACCACTGCTTTTCTCTTCAAGATGTCTCGAGCATGAGGCGTGAAATGGAGAAGCAGTTTGACTGGGATGAGACTCTGAGCGAGATTGAAGCAGACAAGTCGCGTTTGTCAGTTTCGACAACAGCTTCCCCTTGGAATATCAGAGATAATAGTTTACTGAACTTGGGGGAAGAAACTAAGAAACTGAACGATGATCTGAATAGTATGGAATCTACAAAAATGGATTTGGAACACAAACTGCAATTGGAAATTTCCAAGAGCGAGTCTTTAACTAGTCAGCTTAAGAAATCAGAGAAAATGATTGAAGATCTGCAAACAGAGGTGGAGTCTCTAAAGCAACAGAAGTATATGATTGAAGATCGTATGGAAGTGGAGGTGAAGGCTAAAAAAGATCTTGATGAACAGCTCATTGAGGCTATTGGTGAGTATACTGAACCGCATATAATATCTGCCTCTATGGAGGAGCAGCGAAGCAATAACAGTAGTTCTAGTATAGAAATGGAGTCCAGATATCTCGATGAACCTATCCTGACCGAAAG CATAATAGAACGTGATATACAAGAATGCAAGTTGGACGATAATGAAAAGAGGCTTCAAAGT GAGCGCGAAATAATAGCAGCTTCAGAAAAGCTAGCCGAGTGCCAAGAAACCATTTTAAACCTAGGGAAGCAGTTGAAAGCATTGGCTTCGCCAAGAAACGCATTAGTCCCCGATAGAGTTCTTTCTAACCCAACTTATGAAGCTCCACCGTCACCCTTACCTGACAAAACAAACCAACGGATCTCTCTACTTGACAAAATGATGGCAGAAGACGCAGCACGAGATCTCCAAACCACTAAAACCAAAGAGGTCACACGTACCATAACATCACCGGTGGTCAGGGATGGTAATTTTAACAATGTGAAGTCCCCGCAGAGGTTTCTAAGTGTAAATGGAATCAAACGtcaagaagatgaagaagctCTTGTAAATTTCTTGTCTATTGTACCAAGTAAGAAGAAAAAAGGTGGAGTGCTTAGAAAATTACTGTGGAGGAGAAAAAAGAAGTAG
- the LOC122587384 gene encoding protein IN CHLOROPLAST ATPASE BIOGENESIS, chloroplastic-like isoform X2 gives MKSGGGLVFGVPRAAALPSLFLSRHRRRNVTFRCYSSSSSSGESVISPATKQGMIPLAVPLSKNSSGSVTALLRWPTAPAGMEMPVVEVRSYGVWLLAKNVDQYIHRILVEEDAKGSAEGINELFQASGEAGEKLYTKGDLSKSRNSNLDVYLLQKVGLFPDILERKVMDHFKKGDHVSAMVTGEFYTKKEHFPGFGRPYVFNAKILLKVGRNSEAKDAARGALKSPWWTLGCPYQEVADMAEWDDEQIEFIKEKVSEEGKQEDLLKGKDAAQISLDEAAFLLDLASIEGKWDEHLERIAQCYEEAGLPEIAKFVKYRD, from the exons ATGAAATCCGGCGGTGGTTTGGTGTTCGGAGTTCCACGCGCTGCCGCTCTTCCTTCGCTATTCCTCagccgccaccgccgccgcaaTGTCACATTTCGTTGCtactcatcttcttcttcttctg GTGAATCTGTAATCTCCCCTGCAACAAAGCAAGGGATGATTCCCCTGGCAGTTCCTCTATCGAAGAACAGCTCAG GTTCGGTAACAGCACTCTTGAGATGGCCAACTGCTCCAGCTGG TATGGAGATGCCGGTGGTTGAGGTCCGTAGTTATGGAGTGTGGCTTTTGGCCAAGAAT GTAGACCAGTATATTCACAGAATCCTAGTTGAAGAGGATGCTAAGGGTTCTGCTGAAGGCATCAACGAATTATTTCAAGCTTCAGGCGAAGCTGGTGAAAAACTATACACAAAGGGAGATTTATCTAAGTCCCGCAATTCAAATTTAGATGTGTACCTTCTCCAGAAG GTCGGTCTTTTCCCAGACATCCTGGAACGTAAAGTGATGGACCATTTCAAGAAAGGAGATCAT GTCTCGGCAATGGTGACTGGAGAATTCTATACCAAGAAGGAGCATTTTCCTGGATTTGGAAGGCCTTATGTTTTCAATGCTAAGATTTTGCTCAA GGTTGGGCGTAATTCAGAAGCTAAAGACGCCGCAAGAGGGGCACTAAAGTCACCATGGTGGACTTTAGGCTGTCCATATCAG GAAGTTGCTGATATGGCTGAATGGGATGATGAGCAAATTGAGTTTATAAAGGAAAAGGTGTCGGAAGAAGGAAAACAAGAAGATTTGCTGAAAGGGAAGGATGCTGCTCAG ATTTCATTAGATGAGGCTGCTTTTCTGCTTGATTTGGCATCGATTGAAGGGAAGTGGGATGAACACTTGGAACGGATTGCCCAATGTTACGAGGAAGCCGGGCTTCCAGAAATTGCCAAATTTGTCAAATATAGAGACTGA
- the LOC122587384 gene encoding protein IN CHLOROPLAST ATPASE BIOGENESIS, chloroplastic-like isoform X1, which translates to MKSGGGLVFGVPRAAALPSLFLSRHRRRNVTFRCYSSSSSSDHVSFIKDVAVAQPPEHLHHLLKMLQVRGESVISPATKQGMIPLAVPLSKNSSGSVTALLRWPTAPAGMEMPVVEVRSYGVWLLAKNVDQYIHRILVEEDAKGSAEGINELFQASGEAGEKLYTKGDLSKSRNSNLDVYLLQKVGLFPDILERKVMDHFKKGDHVSAMVTGEFYTKKEHFPGFGRPYVFNAKILLKVGRNSEAKDAARGALKSPWWTLGCPYQEVADMAEWDDEQIEFIKEKVSEEGKQEDLLKGKDAAQISLDEAAFLLDLASIEGKWDEHLERIAQCYEEAGLPEIAKFVKYRD; encoded by the exons ATGAAATCCGGCGGTGGTTTGGTGTTCGGAGTTCCACGCGCTGCCGCTCTTCCTTCGCTATTCCTCagccgccaccgccgccgcaaTGTCACATTTCGTTGCtactcatcttcttcttcttctg atCATGTTTCGTTTATAAAAGATGTGGCAGTAGCTCAACCTCCTGAGCACCTGCATCACCTTCTAAAGATGCTTCAGGTGAGAG GTGAATCTGTAATCTCCCCTGCAACAAAGCAAGGGATGATTCCCCTGGCAGTTCCTCTATCGAAGAACAGCTCAG GTTCGGTAACAGCACTCTTGAGATGGCCAACTGCTCCAGCTGG TATGGAGATGCCGGTGGTTGAGGTCCGTAGTTATGGAGTGTGGCTTTTGGCCAAGAAT GTAGACCAGTATATTCACAGAATCCTAGTTGAAGAGGATGCTAAGGGTTCTGCTGAAGGCATCAACGAATTATTTCAAGCTTCAGGCGAAGCTGGTGAAAAACTATACACAAAGGGAGATTTATCTAAGTCCCGCAATTCAAATTTAGATGTGTACCTTCTCCAGAAG GTCGGTCTTTTCCCAGACATCCTGGAACGTAAAGTGATGGACCATTTCAAGAAAGGAGATCAT GTCTCGGCAATGGTGACTGGAGAATTCTATACCAAGAAGGAGCATTTTCCTGGATTTGGAAGGCCTTATGTTTTCAATGCTAAGATTTTGCTCAA GGTTGGGCGTAATTCAGAAGCTAAAGACGCCGCAAGAGGGGCACTAAAGTCACCATGGTGGACTTTAGGCTGTCCATATCAG GAAGTTGCTGATATGGCTGAATGGGATGATGAGCAAATTGAGTTTATAAAGGAAAAGGTGTCGGAAGAAGGAAAACAAGAAGATTTGCTGAAAGGGAAGGATGCTGCTCAG ATTTCATTAGATGAGGCTGCTTTTCTGCTTGATTTGGCATCGATTGAAGGGAAGTGGGATGAACACTTGGAACGGATTGCCCAATGTTACGAGGAAGCCGGGCTTCCAGAAATTGCCAAATTTGTCAAATATAGAGACTGA